The region GATATTTTGGTGTTTTAATGAGTGGTGTTTTAGCTGCTTTTGCTGGTGCATATTTGAGTATTGGAGAGTTAGGACAGTTTCAAGAAAATATGCCTAGTGGTAAAGGTTTTATTGCATTAGCTGCTATGATTCTTGGTAATTGGAATCCAGTTGGTGCAATGTGGGCTGCATTATTATTCGGTGCTTCAGATGCTTTAAATATCCAATTACAATCAATTCTTGATATACCACCTGAAATGAAAGCTTTGCTTAATTTATTACCATTTGTAATTACAATAGTTGTTGTTAGTGGATTTGTTGGTAAAACAAGACCACCAGCTGCTGATGGTATTCCTTACGAAAAAGAATAATTTAAAAAAGCTCCAGATTCTTTCTGGAGCTTTTTAAATTAATAACAAATTGTCATTTTTCTATATTCTCTTTTAAAAATATCTCTGCATCTTCTTTTGTATAACCAACATTTTCAAGTAATTCAACAGCAAATTCTTCACTAATTTTTTTTGATTTTAACAATTCTAAAATCTTTCTTTCCTCTGGTGTAAAAAGTTTTGATTCTATATTTGTCTCTGTAGTCTTTTTTTCTTTATTTTTATGTTTTTCTTCTTTTTTTGATTTTATTGTTAAATCTCCACTAACACTTTTAAAATTAATAAATCTTTTTTCTGAAATCCCTCCAACTTTTAATGGTATATTTGAATGAATTTCACCTGATAGTGATGAATCCTTTGTTATATTTATCTCATCATTTCCTAAAACAAATAAATCGATATCTCCCGAAACAGTCTTTATTGAACATGCAAAGTCACTATTTAAATAATCTATCTCACAATCTCCTGATACTGTTTTTACTTTTATGAAATCTATTATAGAATTAGATGTTTCAATATCTCCACTGGTTGAATTATACTCTAAATGTTTGATTTTCGAATTATATATATTTATATCTCCTGATACTGTTTTTAAAAATAATTTTTCAAGAGAAACATCGTTTAAAGTAATATCACCACTTACTGAATTAATATTTAAATCAATAATATCATTGTTAATCTTCAATTTTGCATCTCCATGAGAAAATGAATTAAAAGAAAAACCTAATATCTTCGATATAAAAGAATTTGAATTTTGTTCTATTTTTAAATACCATATTCCATCTCTTACATAATTTTCTATTTTTACATTTTCAGGAAAATCTTCATACTCAAAAACAACATCTTTATTATACAAAATATCAATATCTATATTTATAAAGTCTAAAAAAATACCTTTAACTTTTTTTTCAGGAACTAAAATACCATTCATTTTTCTCCCCTCTCTCCCCTTAAAATTTCTTTTGCTTCCTCAGGTGTTAATTCTCCTTTTTCTATTTTTTCAAGAATTTTTAAGGTGTCAATATTGGATTTTTCCTCTGAAAACCCCATTGCTCTAACAACACCTTCTAATCTTGCTTTTGCTGTAGGATAAGATATTCCAATTTCTTTTTGTACATCAGAAAGATTTCCACGATTTTTAATAAAAATTTTTAAAAAATATAATTGTTCATCTGAAAGTCTGGCGAAATCATCTAAATAAAAACTTCCACGAATAGTAACATCACATTCTGGACATTTAAACTCTGAAATGATCAATTCTCCTCCACATACAGGACAACGAGTTAACCTATTATTTTTTTTCATAAATCCATCTCCTTTTTAAGCTTTTTGTTATAATAAAATAATACCACTTAACTTTAAAAAAGTCAAGTGGTATTTACTATTTTTTTATCTTTAAAAGAATATTTTTTAAAATAACTAAATTTTGATTAAATAATTTTCACTTCATCATTCAATTTTTCTATTTCCAATATTTCTTTCATGTTTTTTTCATTAACACTTTTTATGTAATTTTCTAAGACTATAATATTAAACTTTTTTTCCAATGCCGTTTTTATTGTTTCCAAAACACATACATCACCTGCTAACCCTAAAACAGCCAAATTCTTTATATTATTCTTTCTTAAATAATTTTCTAATTCTGTTGGTGCTTTAGAATTAAAATCTTCATAAAATGCTGAATAACTGTCTGTATTTTCAGTAGTTCCTTTTTTTATAAGAAAATCATAATGCGAAATAAATAATTCATTTCCAAATGTGTTTTTAACACAATGTGGTGGCCATATTTTAAAAGAAATATGTTTTTTAGGATGATCATCCTTACTTGCAATTATTTTATATTTATTCTTTTTTGCGTAGTTTAAAAAATCATTTACAGAGTTTATCCATTCTTCTGTTGTTCCTTTTACTGGTAATTCATCTGAACATCTTAATGTAAACCCATTTTGACAATCTACACACAATATTGCTGTATCTTCTGGATTATATCCAAGTTTTTTTAATTTTTCTATAATATCCATTTTTTTCACCTCCAAAAAAACTTTATATATTTATTATACTATAATACTGAGAAAATGATAAATATGATGAAAATCTTTTCATTATCTACATGAAATTGCTATTATTTAACATTATAGAAGGTTTTTTAAGGATAATAAGTATGGTATAATCACATAGGGAAATAATAATTTCAAGGAGGGTGATAACATGGCAAAAATGATACGAAAGAATTATTTATTAGCACCTGGACCAACTCCAGTTCCAATTGATTTACTTTTAGAAGGAGCAAAAGACACAATTCATCACAGAACACCTCAATATTTAGAAATTCAAAAAATAGCTTTAGATGGTGCAAAATATATTTTTAGAACTGAAAATCCTGTTTTTATTTTATCTTCTTCAGGTACAGGTGCCATGGAAGCTGCAGTTGCTAACACATTAACACCTGGTGATAAAGCTATAGTCGTTGTTGCTGGTAAATTTGGTGAAAGATGGATGGAAATATGTAAAGCATATGGTATAGAACCTATTGTTGTAGATTTAGAATGGGGAGACTACGTAAAACCTGAAACTATAAAAGAACTATTGGAAAAAAATCCTGATACAAAAGCTGTTTTTACAACATTGAGTGAAACATCAACTGGTACAGTACATCCAGTAAAAGAGATTGCTGAAGTAGTCAAAGATACAAATGCTATTATTGTTGTTGATGCCATTAGCGGTATGTTAGCACAACCATTAGAAATGGATAATTGGAATTTAGATATAGTAGTTACAGGTGTTCAAAAAGGATTCATGATGCCTCCTGGTATTGCCTTGATAAGTGTAAGTGAAAAGGCATGGAAGGTTATTGAAGAAAATAAAAATCATCATTATTATTTTGATTTAAAGGCATATAAAAAGAAATATCCTGATTCACCATATACACCTCCAGTTAATTTAGTATACCAATTAGCTAAATCTGTTCAGATGATCGAAGATGAAAGTATTGAAAATGTTTGGGAAAGACATAAAATTATGGCAGACGCTACAAGAGCTGCTGTCCAAGCTATGGGATTAGAGTTGTTTGCAAAGAGACCTGGAAATGTTTTAACCTCTATTAAGGTTCCTGATGGTGTCGACGGTGGAAAAATTTTAAAATACTTAAGGGATGAAGAAGGCGTAACATTTGCTGGTGGTCAAGCGCATTTAAAAGGGAAAATAATTAGGATTGCACATTTGGGATATATGTCAAAATATGATGTTATCGTAGGAATTTCTGCCTTAGAAATGGCTTTAAAGAAATTTGGATTTAATGTTGATTTGGGTTCTGGTGTAAAAGCTGCACAAGAAGTATTCATGAAAGAGGGTGTTTGATATGTGGATACATATTAATGATCCTTTAGCCGAAGAAGCTACAGAAAAATTGAAGAATGCTTTACCTGAAGCTAAGATTACTATAGAACATTTTGAAAAAGAAGAATTAAAAGAAAAGATAAAAGATTTCGATATTCTAATTATAAGAAGTGCTACAAAAGCAACTAAAGATATCATTGAAAATGGAAAAAATTTAAAATTAATTGCCAGAGCTGGTATGGGTTTAGATAATGTTGATTTAAATGCAGCGAAAGAAAAAGGTATTAAAGTTATTAATACTCCAGGAGCAAATTCTTTATCAGTTGCTGAATTAGTTGTTGGGTATATACTTTCCATATACAGACATATTGTAACAGGAACAGTTACATTAAGAGAAGGAAAATGGGAGAAAAAGAGCTTAAAAGGATTTGAATTAACAGGAAAAACTCTTGGAATTGTTGGTTTTGGGCATATTGGAAAATTAGTACGAAAATTAGTTACTGGTTTTGATATGAAAGTTTTAGTTTTTGATGTTTTTGAAATTCCTGAAGAAGTCCAAAAAGAAAATAACGTTAAGCAGGTTTCTTTTGAAGAACTAATTAAAAATTCTGACATAATTACATTACATGTTCCTTTGAATGAGAAAACAAAACATTTAATCTCAGAAAAAGAATTTGAAATGATGAAAGATAATGTTGTTTTAATCAATGCTGCACGTGGTGGCGTTGTTGATGAAAAAGCACTATTGAAATATTTAGAAAACGGTAAGGTTTTAGGAGCAGGTTTAGATGTTTTTGAGACTGAGCCTCCTATTTCAGAAATTCAAATGAAATTATTAAATCATCCTATGGTTGTTGCGACACCCCATATTGGTGCAACAACAAAAGAAGCTCAAAGAAGAGTTGGGTTGGAATTAGTAGATAAAATTGTAGAGATAGCAAAAAATATGTAATTTGTTAAATTCTTTTAATATACTTTGAGAATTTTTGAGTTATAATATTAGTGATTATTCTCAAGAGATGGAGGTGTTTAGGGTGAAAGTATTTGTTGATCAAGATGCATGT is a window of Marinitoga hydrogenitolerans DSM 16785 DNA encoding:
- a CDS encoding DUF2089 domain-containing protein; this encodes MKKNNRLTRCPVCGGELIISEFKCPECDVTIRGSFYLDDFARLSDEQLYFLKIFIKNRGNLSDVQKEIGISYPTAKARLEGVVRAMGFSEEKSNIDTLKILEKIEKGELTPEEAKEILRGERGEK
- a CDS encoding pyridoxal-phosphate-dependent aminotransferase family protein, whose product is MAKMIRKNYLLAPGPTPVPIDLLLEGAKDTIHHRTPQYLEIQKIALDGAKYIFRTENPVFILSSSGTGAMEAAVANTLTPGDKAIVVVAGKFGERWMEICKAYGIEPIVVDLEWGDYVKPETIKELLEKNPDTKAVFTTLSETSTGTVHPVKEIAEVVKDTNAIIVVDAISGMLAQPLEMDNWNLDIVVTGVQKGFMMPPGIALISVSEKAWKVIEENKNHHYYFDLKAYKKKYPDSPYTPPVNLVYQLAKSVQMIEDESIENVWERHKIMADATRAAVQAMGLELFAKRPGNVLTSIKVPDGVDGGKILKYLRDEEGVTFAGGQAHLKGKIIRIAHLGYMSKYDVIVGISALEMALKKFGFNVDLGSGVKAAQEVFMKEGV
- a CDS encoding DUF4097 family beta strand repeat-containing protein encodes the protein MNGILVPEKKVKGIFLDFINIDIDILYNKDVVFEYEDFPENVKIENYVRDGIWYLKIEQNSNSFISKILGFSFNSFSHGDAKLKINNDIIDLNINSVSGDITLNDVSLEKLFLKTVSGDINIYNSKIKHLEYNSTSGDIETSNSIIDFIKVKTVSGDCEIDYLNSDFACSIKTVSGDIDLFVLGNDEINITKDSSLSGEIHSNIPLKVGGISEKRFINFKSVSGDLTIKSKKEEKHKNKEKKTTETNIESKLFTPEERKILELLKSKKISEEFAVELLENVGYTKEDAEIFLKENIEK
- a CDS encoding isochorismatase family protein codes for the protein MDIIEKLKKLGYNPEDTAILCVDCQNGFTLRCSDELPVKGTTEEWINSVNDFLNYAKKNKYKIIASKDDHPKKHISFKIWPPHCVKNTFGNELFISHYDFLIKKGTTENTDSYSAFYEDFNSKAPTELENYLRKNNIKNLAVLGLAGDVCVLETIKTALEKKFNIIVLENYIKSVNEKNMKEILEIEKLNDEVKII
- a CDS encoding D-2-hydroxyacid dehydrogenase, with the translated sequence MWIHINDPLAEEATEKLKNALPEAKITIEHFEKEELKEKIKDFDILIIRSATKATKDIIENGKNLKLIARAGMGLDNVDLNAAKEKGIKVINTPGANSLSVAELVVGYILSIYRHIVTGTVTLREGKWEKKSLKGFELTGKTLGIVGFGHIGKLVRKLVTGFDMKVLVFDVFEIPEEVQKENNVKQVSFEELIKNSDIITLHVPLNEKTKHLISEKEFEMMKDNVVLINAARGGVVDEKALLKYLENGKVLGAGLDVFETEPPISEIQMKLLNHPMVVATPHIGATTKEAQRRVGLELVDKIVEIAKNM